The Micromonospora sp. NBC_00421 DNA window GCGAGCACGCTGCTGCCCACCCTGCCGCGGGTACGTACGCACAGCTACACCACCTACTACCACAGCGCCCCCGAAGCGCCGCTCGACGAACCGATCCTGCTCGTCGACGGCGACCGGCGGGAACTCGTAGCCAACACGGTGGTCGTCAGCCGGGCCGCGCCGTCGTACGCCCCACCGGGCCGGCACCTGGTGGCCACCTCCGTGGTCGGCCCCGACGCCCCGCCCGAGCCGACGATCCGGGCCGAACTGGACCGGTTGTACGGACGCTCGACAGCCGACTGGACCCACCTGACCACTGTCTCGATCCCGCACGCGTTGCCCGCCGCGCCACCGCCGCAGGGGCGGCTGCGCAAGCCGGTGGCCCTCGGCGACGGGCTCTTCGTGGCCGGCGACCACCGGGACAGCCCCTCCATCCAGGGGGCCCTCGCCAGCGGGTGGCGGACGGCCGGCGCGGTGCTCGCGGAACTCCGCGCGGCGGGCTGATTCGAGTGCCTCCGGGGTGACTGCTGACTGTTATTCTCGCGTAGCCCATCGTGGCCACCGGTTCGCCGGGCGCACCGGTTCGGTGGTGGCCGGTGGTCCGCCGGGCGGGTTACGATCCGGCGCGGCATCGGGGGCGGTAGCTCAGCCGGTTAGAGCAGGGGACTCATAATCCCTCGGTCGCGGGTTCGAACCCCGCCCGCCCCACCAGCCAAAACGCAGGCCGACTGGTCCTCCCGTTCGGCTGCTCATGGTGCGACGAGCTTGTGTCCTGTCCCCATGGGGACAGTAGGCACGGGCCGGCGGGCGAAATCCAGCAACTGCCCACGGTGTGCGCCACGTCCCACGGTTACCTCGTTGCCTTGTGCCGTCGCTCGCGTTCTGAGCTGTGGGAGGCGCGTCCTTGGCCGTCCCGATGGTCTTGACTCGCAAGACATGAAAGGGTGTTCCGATGAGCGTCACGTTAGCTGTGAGTCACCAGCCCGGCATCCTGGGTGTCGGTTACGAAGGTCGCTCCATCGACGAGTTCGTCAGCGGACTGGTGAGCGCGGGCGTCACGCGACTGGTCGATGTCCGGATGACGCCGATCTCCCGGAAGCGTGGCTTCAGCAAGTCGGCGCTCGGTCACGCGCTCGCCGCGCAGGGGATCACGTACGAGCACCGTCGCGAGCTCGGCAACCCCAAGGAGAATCGCCCCGGGTTCGGTGGCACGCCTGAGGAATTGGAGTTGGCGCGTGCCGTGTACGCCACCCGGCTTAGCCAGGGTGAGTCACTGGCAGCCCTCGACGCGCTCGCTGAGACGGCCCAGCGCGAGCTGATTGCACTGCTCTGCTTCGAGGCGGATGAGAGCCGGTGCCACCGCCAGGTCGTGATGCGTGCGCTCGAAGACCGGACATCTATCGCTGTGGCCAGTACACCCCCAGCACGCTGAAGACGTGGACCCGCTTGGCCTGGTTGCCGACGTAGAAGGCGACGTCACGGTTCGGCGCGCACATCTCTCCGAGAAACTTGGTCTCCAGCGCTTCCCGTAGCGCAGCGTCCGAGTAGCCGACGAGCCGGCGTTGCAGCGCTACCAGTTCCCAGTCGATGACGTGCTGCTTGTGTCCGTTGCATCCATGTTCGTGGCAGCGGTAGTGGTATGCGGCTTTGAAGCGGGGTGCCTGTAGCGGAGATCTGCTCCGGCCGCTGAAGAGGTCCGGTTGGCTTGCGTATGCCTCAATCTTGCGTTGCTCGTCAGGAGTCCAGCCGTCGTGCGGCGTGACCTTGAGCGTGTGAACTTCCTTGGGACGTACCAGGGCCAGTGATTTGGCGTCCGCGTGATCTCGGGCTTCGCGGTTGAGTCGGCACATCGAATCCTCGACGGCCGGGTCAAGCAGCGGCTGTCGCGACCTCCAGCCGTCGAGATGGCGCTCCTTCTGAATCCGGTCCATGATCGGCTTCCAGCTTTCGCGCCGCTGATCCTGCCGTGCCGGCTTGGCATCGACGGAGATGATGTCGTACTTCTTGAACGCCTCGTCGCTGTCGAGGTGCCGGAAATTGATCGGGTAGAGGCGCACCCACGTGGGCTTGAGCACGTCCGTCCGCAGGCCGGCTACGCAGACGGTTTCCCCGTACCTCTCCGACGGGTTCGGTGCCGCCTTCACTGTGATCAGTAGCTGTAGCCGAACGACGCGATCGTCGGCGGGCTTCGGGTCGGGGTCGGCCTCACCACTACCGAAGAGCGACATCTGGGCCACGCGCGCCTCCAGCTTAGATAGCCCTAGGTAGTCGTGCGATCACACGATCATTCAGGTTCTCATGAGATTGACGGATTCGTATAGAGCGTGATGCTGCTCGTGGTCGAAGCGCCTCCGTCCGCCCCCGCCCCATCCTCCGAAAGTGGCGTTTGAACTGCTGTTTCTTGCAGCCCTGGGCAAGGTCCAATGCGCAACGGGGTGCTGGAGCCAGCGGTAGCCGGAGCGCCGGTGGGTGGGCTGATGTCGGTCGGGCACGCTGTTCGTCGCGCGTGCTCGCGGATCCGGGGAGCCTCAGGTGCGGCAGTGTGGCCTACGCTGCCGGGATGAAAGCGGGCACGGGTGCTGGCCGAGTCGACGGCGGGCATCAGGAGGAGGCCGGTACGAGCAGGGGGAGGACCGTGCTTGTGGTCGCCGGCATCCTGGTGACGCTGCTCGTGGGCGGCTTTGCCTGGCGCGCACTGTGGCCGGTTCGCATCGACGCCTTGTGTGGGGTCTTTCAGTCCCGCCAGGGTGGGGTCATCCAGATCACGGCAGAGCGCGCCTTCACGGTGTCTGGGGCCATCTTCGGTGCCAACATGGACGGATCGGACACGGTCTCCGGGAGTGGTCAGCTGCGACCGGGTGACCTGGCAGCGGATGGGCGGCTGGTCCTGAGGATGACGGATGTCAGATCGACCCTGGAATTGAACACTCAGCGCAGTTGGCGGGGCGAGGTGAGCCTGTGGCAGTGGGCCGATGACCCGGATACCGGGGAGCGTGAGACCTTCGTCCGGCAGTCTGCCTGCTGATCGCGTCTACGGTCGGCATCTGGCCACCGATGGCAGGGGTGTGCAAGGTGGAGGCATGGCGCTTCGTGGCCTCTGTCATGACGAGTCTGGCCATGAGCCTCCTCGGTCTTGCGCTGGCGGCCACCTTTCGGGGCGTGTCCGAGTGGCACATGCAGCGATCGATGGCCTCCATGAGCGCAGCAGGGTCGTTCGGGGATTCACCCGTTGCGGCCGGCAGGGCCGGCGTCGGGGTGCGTCGTACCGTCGTGGCTGTGCTGCCCGGCGGCCCGCAGTTCGGCGTGCATCTCCCAGGGTGCCTGCGGCAGCGCGTGTCCGGTTTCGAGCAGTGACTTCAGGTTGGCCATGACCGCGGGCCAGCCGGCGGAGACGGCTTCGAGATCCTCGTCGGACGGCAGGTTCACGTGCGTGACGGTCAGCCGGACGATGTCCTGGTGCGGTTCGATGAGGAAGGTGACAGTGGAGGCGTCCGGCCCCGCTTCGGCGTCGACGTCGCCGAAGGTCATGACCAGGCGGGTCGGCGGGGTCGCTTCGAGGACCGTGCCGCCGCCGTCGGCGATGCCCGAGCCGTCGGTGCGTCGGTGTTCCCATCGGGAGCCGGGTTGCCAGTCGGAGACGTTGCGGTGGCCCCAGTAGGTGCGGGTCAGGTCGGCATCGGTGAGCGCCTCCCAGACCCGTTCCGGGGCGGCGTGGATGTAGGTCACGTACACGAAGGTCGGTCTGGTGACGCTCATCTGCGGCTCCTCTGCCTGTCGGCGGATCGCGTCGAGCACCCGTAGCCGGGGTTCCTCGAACGCGGCGATCCAGCGTTGCGGCAACTCGTGGATGGGGACGGGGTTGAGGTAGTGCCACTTCTCCCGGCCGTGCCGGACGGCCAGGCTGGCTATGGCAGGGGGCAGCGGTCCGCTGGCGATCCTGTGACACTGTCCCCGGATCGGCGGCCGTCATTCCTGTTCGGTCGCGCTGACGAGTTTCACGGGGGAAGGTTCGATGATCGACGACACTGCTGTCTTTCGCTCTGCCTGGAGTTCGACCGGCAGGGCCACCCTGAGCCTGGCCACGATCGTCGCCGCCACGCTGCTGCCCCTCGGCGTGGCGACCGAGGCGGATGCCGGTCCCCGCGTCACCATCCTCGATCGGCCGTCCCCGGCGACGGCGATGTGGGGGCTGGAGGCGCTCCCCGGCGTGACCCGGGAGCAGGCGCTCGCCGACAGGCAGCCTGCGTCGGGCGGCGACAGCCCGCTGACCGGCACCAGCATCAGCTGGCAGGACGACGCCCGGCTGCTCGGCGTTCAGACGGTCGCCTTCGACGGCGCGTCGTCCTCCCTGTCCGCGTCGCCGTCGACTCTGGACACCGCCGGGACGTTCTCCCTCGCCACCTGGGTGCGGCTCACCGACACCTCGGTCAGCCGGGTATTCGCCAGCAAGGCCGGCACCCACGGGGCCACCTTCTCGGTCGGCTACGACAAGGCGAGCAACCGGTGGCAGGTGCGGATGCCGTCGAAGAGCGGCAACCGCGGCAGGCTGGCGGTCGCCCGGTCGACGTCGACGCCGGCGATCGGGCTCTGGACCCACCTGGCGGTGGTGCACGACGCCGCCGCGCACACCCTCACCCTTCGGGTGGACGGGGTGGCCGAATCGGTGGCAGGCAACGTGACAGGCGTCAACGACCCGGCCGGGGAGTTCCGGTTGGGCCGTGGCGACACCGCCTGGTGGCAGGGAAACCTGGCCGAGGCCCGGGTGTACGATCGGGCGCTGGTGGGGCAGGACTTCACCGGCTGGTTCGCCGCCGACCCGGCCTCCGGCGGGTTCTCGGAGCCGGGTCTGCTGCGGGCACCGCTGGTCGGGTGGTGGTACTTCGGGGGTGGCACCTCGTGCTACGAGGAGGACCTCGATCCGACCCTCTGCTCCGTGCCGGACAGCAGCGCCTTCGGGCGCCAGCTCGCCCTGACCAAGGGCAGTTTCATCACCGACTCGGCTCGGGGCCCGGCTCTCGATCTCGACGACCGGCACTGGATCGACGACCCGTCCGATCCGCACTTCGGTGAGGCGACCCAGGAGTACGGGCGTACCCAGATCAACCTCGGTGAGCCGCAGAATCCGGTCTGGCAGGACGGGCCGGTGCTCCGCACCGACCAGTCGTTCACGGTCTCGACCTGGGTGCGGCTCGACCCGGCGCGGGGTGCTCAGTCGGTCCTCTCCCAGGACGACGGGGACCGCAGCGTGTTCCGGCTGGCGTACGAACCGGCCGACGGCGGGCGGTGGGTGTTCCGGGTGAGCGCCGGAGCCGATGACTCCGCGACCACCACGGCGACCGCGCCGGCAACCGGGGTCGACCAGTGGCACCAGCTCGTCGCGGTCCTCGATGCCACCCACCGGCAGGTGCGGCTGTACGTCGACGGGACGTCGGCCGGCGCGGTGGGCCTGCATCCCGCCTGGCAGCTCCACCAGGCGACCGGTTCCCTGCTGGTGGGTCGGTCGACCGCCTCGGCGGGACCGGACGGATGGCTGTACGGGCAGCTCAGCGATCTCGGTGTCTACCAGGGCGTGTTCAGTGACGCCGACGTCCAGCGCCACTACGCCGAACAGCAGATCCGGGAGCCGGGCCTGAGCTGATCCGCTCGGAGAGCTCCCCCGCCCGGCACCGGGCGGGGGAGCTCTTGTTCAGCTGGCCGGCCACGGGGTCGGGCCGGATGGCGGTCCACCTCCGGAGGTGGACCGTGTCGGTCAGGCGACCGTGCAGGCAGCGCCGTTGAGGGCGAACGAGGTGGGCTTGGCGGTGTTGCCTGTGTGGTTGGCCTGGAACCCGATGTCGATCGACCCGCCTGCCGGGATGGCGGCGTTGTAGCTGGCGTTGCGGGCCGTCACCTGCCCCGACGAGGGCGAGTAGCTGGCGTTCCAGCCGGAGGTGATGGTCTGCCCGCCGGGCAGGGTGAAGACCAGGGACCAGCCGCTGACGGCACTGACGCCGGTGTTGGTGATGGTCAGGTTCTCGGTCAGGCCGGAGTTCCAGGCGTTGACGGTCGCGGTGACCCGGCAGGCCCCGGAGCTGGGCGGCGTGGTCGGCGGGGGAGTGGTCGGGACGGGCGGGGTGGTCGCCGGCGGGGTGGTAGCGGGCGGAGTGGTGGCCGGCGGGGTGGTCGGCACCGGCGGGGTGGTCACCGGCGGCGTGGTCGGGTTCGGGTTGGTCAGGCCGAAGAACTGCAGGGCGACGGCGGCCATCCCGCCGGAGGGGAGGCTGTGCCCCGCCCCCTGGACGCTGTACGCCTCGACCAGGACGTTACCGCTGGCGTCGGCGTACCGGCGGCGGTTCCAGTTGGTCTGCGGGGTGTCGGTGGAGGTGGGGGTCTGGCTGAGCCCGAACACGTTGGTCCACTGCTCGATGGTCTCCTGGAGCAGCGAGTACGGCACCAGGGTGTCGGCGGTGCCGTGCCACAGCTGCACCTTCGGGCGCGGACCGGAGTAACCGGGGTACGCCTGCTGGCGGACCGCGTCGCCCCACTGCTGCGGGGTGCGGTTCATGTTCCCGCCGGTGCACTGGCTGGCACCGGGCGGGTAGTCGGCAGCGTTGGCGAAGCAGTTGTAGGGCACCCCCATGAACGCGGCCCCGGCGGCGAACACGTCGGGGTAGAGCGCCAGCATGTGGTTGGTCATCATGCCGCCGGACGAGCTGCCGGTGGCGTACACCCGACGGGGGTCGCCGCCGTACTGCCGCTCGGTGTAGTTGATCATCGAGACGATCGACACCGGGTCGCTGCCGCCGCCCCGGCGCTTCGCGGCGTCCGACCAGGTGTCGAAGCAGTTGCCGAAGCCGGCCTGCTGGGTGGCGGACGGGTAGATCACGATGTAGCCGTACCGGTCGGCCAGCGAGGCGAACTCGCTGCTGGAGTAGAAGCCGGGGCCGGTGCCGCCGCAGCCGTGCATGGCCACCACGATCGCCGGGTTGGTCGGGCGGGTGTTCGGCACGTAGATGTGCATCCGCATCCGGCCGGGGTTGTCGCCGAAGCTGGTCACCTCGACCAACGACGCGGCGTACGCCGGTTGGAGCGTCGGTATCACCAGGGCGGCTGCCGCCAGCGTCGCCACCAGTGGCGCCGCCAGGGCGAGCAGCATCTTCCGTCTGATTCTCATGGGTGTGACTCCCTCACAGATCGAGATCGGCCGCGCGTCCGTGCGGCACGGGTGCGCCCGGTTGCCCGTGTCGTCCGCGCCGGCCCACTACTGCTGGTATGCCCTGCTCCGGCCCAGGTGGCATTGCATGGCACTTAGTGTTCTCCTCGGTCAGACAAGTGTCAATCGAATGACCTCGATACAATATGCGGTCGCCGGTTTCGGTCCCGGCCCACACCGGATCCGTGCCCCGGTAGGCGGGCCCGATGCTGCCGTCTACAGTCGATGCCACCGTCACCGAGCCGAGCCCGGAGCGTCCCCTGTGCCACACCCGTTCGACATCGAGGAGATCTTTCCCGACGACGGGGACCACCAGGTTCGGCTGCCCCGGCGGCAGGCCGGCAACTCGCCCCAGGGCGTCGCGGTGACCCTGCTGGCCGACTACACCCTGCGGACCCGGGCATGGCTGCCGTCCGCCGCCATCGTCGCGCTGCTCGCCGAGTCCGACGTCAGCCCGGCCGGTGCGCGGACCGTGATCAGCCGGCTGGCCCGCCGGGGCGTACTGGAAGGAAGCCGGCAGGGGCGGCGCAGCTCGTACCGGCTCAGCCGGTCCGCCGCCGTCAGCCTCTCCGTCGGCGGCAGCTGGGTCATGGCCGCCACCACCACTACCCAACCGTGGGACGAGTGCTGGACGCTCGTCGCCTTCTCCCTGCCCCAGGAGCGCAGCGCGCAGCGGCGGGCGCTGCGCGGGCGGCTCCGGTGGCTGGGTTACGCGCCGCTGTACGACGGGCTGTGGATCTCGCCGCACGAGTTGACCCCGAAGGCGCGCGCCCAGCTCACCCAGCTCCACCTCGGCGCGGTCACCGTGTTCCGGGGCCGCCGGGTCGACCTCGACGCGGTCGCCGGCCGCGACCCGCTCGACGCCTGGGACGTCGCCGCGGTCGCCGCACAGTACGAGAGCTTCCTGCGGCGGTGGCGGCCGATCCTGCCCCGGATCACCGCCGGTCAGGTCGACGGCGCGGAGGCGGTCCGGGCCCGGACCGAGGTGATGGACACCTTCCGGCGCTTCCCCACCCTCGATCCCCAGCTACCGCTGCGGCTGCTTCCCACCGGTTGGCTGCGCGGCCCCGCCCGGGAGACCTTCGCCGCCGTCTACGACGGGCTCGCCGACACCGCCGAGCGGCACGTCCGGGCCGTCGTGGCGCGGTTCACCGACGGCACGTACGCCGACGTCCGGGCACACACCACCGCCGACCTCCTCGCCGGGGTGTGCCCCACCGAACCCGGAAGCCCCGCCCCACGCGTGGCCGCCACCGACCTGGCGGAGTCGTCCCCCGCGCACTGACCCGACCATCGTCGGTCACCCGGTGCGGACCACGGTCGGGCTCACCGGCGGCGGGCCCGGTCCAGCACCTCCTCGGCGGTGAGCGGGCTGCGTGGATGGTGGCTGAGCGACAGCGGGGTACGGATCTTCACCGGTGCGGCACCCTCGGCGGCGAGGTAGAACTCGCCGGTGGTGAGCCGGGAGATGTCGGCGACGTCGCCGCCCTTGGCCTTCGCCATCTCCCGGGCGGCCTCCATCTGGATCGGGCTGTTCAGCCGGCCGTAGAGCTGGGTCGCCGCGTTGCCCGGGATCCGGTTGTGCAGCCCCTTGGGTGACTGGGTGGCGAAGACCAGGCCCAGGCCGTACTTGCGGGCCTGCGCGGCCAGCGCCAGCGTGCTCTGGGTGCAGGCGGTCATCGCGCCGGACGGGGCGAACGTCTGTGCCTCGTCCATCACGAGCAGCCCGAGCAGCGGCCGGTCGTTCGCCGGGTGCTTCTTGATCCAGGCGAAGAGCGCCATCTGCAACTGGTTGACGAAGCCCTGCCGGGCCTCGTCGGACGGCAGCCCGACCAGGCTGATGACGGAGATCCTGGCCCGCCGGCCCGGCTCGGGGGTGAGCAGCAGCCCCGGGTCCACCGGGCTGCCCTCGCCGCCGAACAGCGGATCGTTGACCATAGCCGCCGCCAACGACTGCGCGAGCCCGACGCCGATCTTGTCCGCCCCGTCGATGTCCAGCAACCCGTCCGGCAGGTCGGCGAGGGTGTCGATCAGCCCCTGCACCCGGGTGCCGCCCCGCCGGCCGTAGTGCTCGACGGCCTTGCGCAACACGGCGAGACCGAGGTGGACCTTGCTGGTACGACCGGTGAGCTGGGCGCGGGGCGCGAGCGACGCGACAGCGGCCTCCACGGCCTCGTGGAACTCGTCCGGGTCGTCGAGCACGCTGCGGAAATCCGGCAGCGGCTGGAAGCTCAGCGGGCGTCCCGACGACCGGCGCGGCGTCCACACCCGGATGTCGGTCCCGGCGAGGTACTCCCGGGCCTTCTCCGCGTCCCCGGCCCGCCAGTCCGGCGGCGGCTCCGGCCACTCGTCACCGAGCCGGGCCAGGTCGTTGTTGGGATCGAGGACGATGGCGGAGACCCCGGCGAGGGCACACTCCTCCAGGATCCGCCGGATCAGCACGGTCTTGCCGGAGCCGGAGCCGGCGAAGATGGTGGTGTGCTTGCGGAGGGCTTCCAGGGAGAGCGGCACGGGCTCACCGGTGCGGTGGTCGTACCCCACGGTGAGCTGCGGACCGGCCTCCCGACCGTCGGCCGGCTGCGGCCCGACCCGCCCCGCGCCGGGCCGTCCGCCGGGTGACCCGACGTCGACCGGGTCCGTCTCGGGGTCTGCCTCCACCGGTCCTGCACTGACCGGTCCGGCCCGGTCCGGCCGTGCCGTCGCACCGGCCTGGGCATCGCCGGGAGCATCGGGGAGCCAGTCGGCGACGGAGGCGAGGGCCTGCCGCAACACGGCGATGTCCCGGGTCGGCCGGCGGACGGTCAGCCAGCCCCTGATGTCGCCGGGTGACTCCGCGAGCATGATCCGGAGGGCACCGAGGATACGCAGATCCTCGTGCCCCAGGGGGAGGACCGTCCCGCCGGCCTGGGTGAAGGCGGCGATCGCCTGCCGGGTCTTGGCCCCGCCGGACCAGGCGCCGTTGCGGAGCAGGAAGAGCTTGCGTCGGGGCACCCGGGCGTCGAGCCCCGCCACCGTGCAGGCCTTGCGGAGCCGGGCGAGGGCGGCGATCGCGTGGTGTTCCTCGCTGACCGCCCGGAAACACCAGTGGACCTGGTCCTCGGTGGCCTCGTCGAGGGTGAGTCGGAGCCGGGCGTGCAGCGGCGGCTGGGCGCTCGGGGGCGGGTCCACGCTGAACGCTCCGCCGTCCTCGCCACGCTCCATCACCCAGGCGGTGAGACCCGCGGCGAGCACCCCGGGGGCCAGGCTGTCCTCGCTGTCCCGGCGCAGTGCGCCGGAGACGTCGACCTCGCTCTTGAGCTGGGCGAACCTCGTGTCGAAGCGCCCCAGATCTGCGC harbors:
- a CDS encoding DUF488 domain-containing protein, coding for MSVTLAVSHQPGILGVGYEGRSIDEFVSGLVSAGVTRLVDVRMTPISRKRGFSKSALGHALAAQGITYEHRRELGNPKENRPGFGGTPEELELARAVYATRLSQGESLAALDALAETAQRELIALLCFEADESRCHRQVVMRALEDRTSIAVASTPPAR
- a CDS encoding SRPBCC family protein translates to MSVTRPTFVYVTYIHAAPERVWEALTDADLTRTYWGHRNVSDWQPGSRWEHRRTDGSGIADGGGTVLEATPPTRLVMTFGDVDAEAGPDASTVTFLIEPHQDIVRLTVTHVNLPSDEDLEAVSAGWPAVMANLKSLLETGHALPQAPWEMHAELRAAGQHSHDGTTHPDAGPAGRNG
- a CDS encoding LamG domain-containing protein, which encodes MIDDTAVFRSAWSSTGRATLSLATIVAATLLPLGVATEADAGPRVTILDRPSPATAMWGLEALPGVTREQALADRQPASGGDSPLTGTSISWQDDARLLGVQTVAFDGASSSLSASPSTLDTAGTFSLATWVRLTDTSVSRVFASKAGTHGATFSVGYDKASNRWQVRMPSKSGNRGRLAVARSTSTPAIGLWTHLAVVHDAAAHTLTLRVDGVAESVAGNVTGVNDPAGEFRLGRGDTAWWQGNLAEARVYDRALVGQDFTGWFAADPASGGFSEPGLLRAPLVGWWYFGGGTSCYEEDLDPTLCSVPDSSAFGRQLALTKGSFITDSARGPALDLDDRHWIDDPSDPHFGEATQEYGRTQINLGEPQNPVWQDGPVLRTDQSFTVSTWVRLDPARGAQSVLSQDDGDRSVFRLAYEPADGGRWVFRVSAGADDSATTTATAPATGVDQWHQLVAVLDATHRQVRLYVDGTSAGAVGLHPAWQLHQATGSLLVGRSTASAGPDGWLYGQLSDLGVYQGVFSDADVQRHYAEQQIREPGLS
- a CDS encoding extracellular catalytic domain type 1 short-chain-length polyhydroxyalkanoate depolymerase — translated: MRIRRKMLLALAAPLVATLAAAALVIPTLQPAYAASLVEVTSFGDNPGRMRMHIYVPNTRPTNPAIVVAMHGCGGTGPGFYSSSEFASLADRYGYIVIYPSATQQAGFGNCFDTWSDAAKRRGGGSDPVSIVSMINYTERQYGGDPRRVYATGSSSGGMMTNHMLALYPDVFAAGAAFMGVPYNCFANAADYPPGASQCTGGNMNRTPQQWGDAVRQQAYPGYSGPRPKVQLWHGTADTLVPYSLLQETIEQWTNVFGLSQTPTSTDTPQTNWNRRRYADASGNVLVEAYSVQGAGHSLPSGGMAAVALQFFGLTNPNPTTPPVTTPPVPTTPPATTPPATTPPATTPPVPTTPPPTTPPSSGACRVTATVNAWNSGLTENLTITNTGVSAVSGWSLVFTLPGGQTITSGWNASYSPSSGQVTARNASYNAAIPAGGSIDIGFQANHTGNTAKPTSFALNGAACTVA
- a CDS encoding PaaX family transcriptional regulator — translated: MPHPFDIEEIFPDDGDHQVRLPRRQAGNSPQGVAVTLLADYTLRTRAWLPSAAIVALLAESDVSPAGARTVISRLARRGVLEGSRQGRRSSYRLSRSAAVSLSVGGSWVMAATTTTQPWDECWTLVAFSLPQERSAQRRALRGRLRWLGYAPLYDGLWISPHELTPKARAQLTQLHLGAVTVFRGRRVDLDAVAGRDPLDAWDVAAVAAQYESFLRRWRPILPRITAGQVDGAEAVRARTEVMDTFRRFPTLDPQLPLRLLPTGWLRGPARETFAAVYDGLADTAERHVRAVVARFTDGTYADVRAHTTADLLAGVCPTEPGSPAPRVAATDLAESSPAH
- a CDS encoding ATP-binding protein — translated: MTEAEHAALAALRFDWAPVPDDVWRPSPFHVEGLHTTVVRDILLGVADARDSADSSPIGLVLQGQRGSGKTHLLGWVRQQVQRQGGYFFLVGLLDAHGFWDSVLASMLDGLARPAPGSESQLRLLLRRLSSLVGAPRSARRAVMGDTELTRAALDAFVEGLVGHEPHVARACRETARALALSASEDVTHRDIAENYFASGEEGEPGERSAWGMRRAPRSAQQIVQELSWLLALTGPAVVAVDQIDTLIAQSVATGDVLHARPGAPDDPEQAAVHARIADGLMSLRQLTRRTLTLVACLPTSWTIIRSRTVGTVSDRFRTPPRLTTIHDATLAREIVERRLAARFADVGFVPPHPSWPVQPDAFAQAEGMTPRQLLIDIDRHIRACLAAGEVRELTRLGDPAEPQPPGPRAAPGADLGRFDTRFAQLKSEVDVSGALRRDSEDSLAPGVLAAGLTAWVMERGEDGGAFSVDPPPSAQPPLHARLRLTLDEATEDQVHWCFRAVSEEHHAIAALARLRKACTVAGLDARVPRRKLFLLRNGAWSGGAKTRQAIAAFTQAGGTVLPLGHEDLRILGALRIMLAESPGDIRGWLTVRRPTRDIAVLRQALASVADWLPDAPGDAQAGATARPDRAGPVSAGPVEADPETDPVDVGSPGGRPGAGRVGPQPADGREAGPQLTVGYDHRTGEPVPLSLEALRKHTTIFAGSGSGKTVLIRRILEECALAGVSAIVLDPNNDLARLGDEWPEPPPDWRAGDAEKAREYLAGTDIRVWTPRRSSGRPLSFQPLPDFRSVLDDPDEFHEAVEAAVASLAPRAQLTGRTSKVHLGLAVLRKAVEHYGRRGGTRVQGLIDTLADLPDGLLDIDGADKIGVGLAQSLAAAMVNDPLFGGEGSPVDPGLLLTPEPGRRARISVISLVGLPSDEARQGFVNQLQMALFAWIKKHPANDRPLLGLLVMDEAQTFAPSGAMTACTQSTLALAAQARKYGLGLVFATQSPKGLHNRIPGNAATQLYGRLNSPIQMEAAREMAKAKGGDVADISRLTTGEFYLAAEGAAPVKIRTPLSLSHHPRSPLTAEEVLDRARRR